One part of the Acidobacteriota bacterium genome encodes these proteins:
- a CDS encoding DNRLRE domain-containing protein encodes TDDTFSHQDHPDSAFGAYNFLRLRTVDGGHGRHGYLKFEVAGLQGPVVSARLRLRTQETAIPESIGVYKLSDAAWSEATLTWNNAPLTVLQSVQLPPPFAENTWHELDVTPLVTGNGTYSFGLATGANQGQLDLWSMESVYAPELVVVTVP; translated from the coding sequence CGACGGACGACACGTTCTCCCACCAGGATCATCCGGACAGCGCCTTCGGCGCCTACAATTTCCTGCGCTTGCGGACCGTCGACGGTGGTCACGGTCGCCACGGCTACTTGAAGTTCGAGGTAGCGGGGCTGCAAGGTCCGGTGGTGTCGGCGCGGCTACGGCTGCGCACTCAGGAGACGGCGATCCCGGAATCCATCGGGGTGTACAAATTGTCGGATGCCGCCTGGTCGGAGGCCACGCTGACCTGGAACAACGCACCGCTGACAGTGCTCCAATCCGTCCAGCTTCCTCCGCCCTTTGCCGAGAACACCTGGCACGAGCTGGACGTCACGCCGTTGGTGACCGGCAACGGCACCTACTCCTTCGGCCTCGCCACCGGCGCCAACCAAGGGCAGCTGGACCTGTGGAGCATGGAGTCCGTCTACGCGCCGGAGCTGGTGGTGGTGACGGTGCCTTGA